Proteins from a genomic interval of Denticeps clupeoides chromosome 20, fDenClu1.1, whole genome shotgun sequence:
- the LOC114770585 gene encoding sialin-like produces MALGDGYSINSDPEEDCEETNLLLNNDMEPAVKEAAAPQLCSARYSLALLMFFGFAVGYGLRVNLSVAMVAMVNDTESHQSLNRSTGHECPAHSDNRNSSKNTDGPDGSPRYPWSPETQGMLLGASYFGKMVTPIPAGYLAGRFGGSIFLGGGVLGTAALTLLTPLAAQLGVSWLFALRALEGFGEGVTLPAMMTMWACWAPPLERSRLMTISGAGASFGAFVAFPVTGIICESLGWPAVFYICGGAGCLWAVFWFFLVSDEPRTHPRISEPEKNYIINSIGSQGSAHGWSIPLVSMMFSVPLWAIIICQMCSNWSYYTLLTSLPTYMGTVLHLDLQQNSFLSALPYLGAWLFSVLSGVVADHLLEREMMSVTAVRKIFTLVGLVLPAAFLVAVGYTRCSSALAVICLTLSTTIGGTSAAGVFINQIDIAPRYAGFLLGITNTFGTIPGVLSPIAVGYLAKDHSLSGWRNVFLLSAGVSVFGALFYLALGSGKIQRWAVEEELMSEEEKMER; encoded by the exons ATGGCTCTAGGCGATGGTTACTCCATAAACTCTGACCCCGAGGAGGACTGTGAGGAGACCAACCTGCTCCTTAACAATGACATGGAGCCGGCTGTGAAGGAAGCAG CGGCTCCACAGTTATGCTCTGCACGATACAGTCTGGCTCTCCTGATGTTCTTTGGATTCGCTGTAGGATATGGACTCCGCGTCAATCTCAGTGTTGCCATGGTTGCTATGGTCAATGACACCGAATCACATCAGTCCCTCAACAGAAGCACCGGGCATGAGTGTCCGGCACATTCCGACAACCGTAACAGCAGCAAGAACACAGACGGGCCGGATGGG AGTCCACGCTATCCATGGAGTCCGGAGACTCAGGGAATGCTGCTGGGAGCTTCCTACTTTGGAAAAATGGTCACTCCGATCCCGGCGGGCTATCTGGCTGGTCGCTTTGGAGGGAGTATTTTCCTGGGTGGGGGTGTTCTGGGCACAGCGGCTCTCACCCTCCTCACCCCTTTAGCTGCTCAGCTTGGCGTCTCCTGGCTGTTTGCTTTGCGTGCGTTGGAAGGCTTTGGAGAG GGCGTAACACTCCCTGCCATGATGACCATGTGGGCTTGCTGGGCACCTCCTTTGGAAAGGTCCCGTCTCATGACTATATCTGGAGCAGGGGCGAGTTTTGGGGCCTTTGTGGCCTTTCCAGTCACCGGCATCATCTGTGAATCCCTGGGCTGGCCTGCTGTCTTCTACATTTGTG GAGGTGCTGGATGTCTCTGGGCTGTATTTTGGTTCTTCTTGGTGTCAGATGAACCACGCACTCATCCCCGCATCAGtgaaccagaaaaaaattacattatcaaTTCCATTGGTTCGCAg GGAAGCGCACATGGCTGGTCCATCCCTCTGGTTTCTATGATGTTTTCTGTGCCTCTGTGGGCGATCATCATCTGTCAGATGTGTTCCAACTGGTCCTACTACACTTTGCTTACCTCACTTCCAACATACATGGGCACTGTGCTACATTTGGACCTTCAGCAG AATTCCTTCCtctctgcgcttccttaccTGGGCGCCTGGCTGTTTTCCGTCCTCTCAGGTGTGGTGGCAGATCACCTCCTGGAGAGGGAGATGATGAGTGTCACTGCTGTTCGGAAGATCTTCACTCTTGTAG GCCTTGTCTTACCAGCCGCCTTCCTGGTGGCCGTGGGCTACACCCGGTGCAGCAGTGCCCTGGCTGTGATCTGCCTCACACTGTCCACAACCATAGGGGGCACCAGCGCTGCAGGGGTTTTCATCAACCAGATCGATATTGCACCTCG TTATGCTGGCTTTCTTCTGGGAATCACAAACACTTTTGGGACCATTCCTGGTGTACTTTCTCCCATTGCTGTGGGCTACTTGGCTAAAGAT CACTCGTTGTCCGGTTGGAGGAATGTGTTTCTCCTGTCTGCCGGAGTTAGTGTCTTTGGGGCGCTTTTCTACCTGGCACTTGGCAGCGGTAAAATCCAGAGGTGGGCAGTGGAAGAGGAGCTGATGTCCGAGGAAGAAAAGATGGAGCGCTGA